Sequence from the Fusobacterium sp. IOR10 genome:
ATTTCATGGGCGGATTAAACAATCCAATGATAAAAGATCATATCATTCCATTTCTATCATTTCTCGGAAGTATTTTCTTAAAATCTATCAAAATGGTGATTGTACCATTGGTGTTCTTTTCAGTAACAGATGCAGCACTTTCACTTGGAGATATTAAAAAACTTAAGAGTATTGGAATAAAAACAGTTCTATTCTTTTTAGGAGGATCTGCTTTATCTGCAACAATAGGATTAGTTGTTGCTAATATTATAAAACCTGGAAAAGGAATCCTACTAGGAAGTGTTTCTAAAGAAGTTGCTACTAAAGAACTTCCTGGAATGTATCAGACTATTTTAAATTTAATACCTAACAATCCATTTGCTTCATTAACAAATGGTGATATGATGCCAGTTATTGTATTTTCACTTCTTCTAGGTTTCTCTATTATTTTAATGGGGGAAAAGGGAGAACCACTAGCTAAAATAATAAATAATTTATCTGAAGCTATGTTTAATATAATCAATATGATTATAAAGATAACTCCCTATGGAGTTTTTGGATTAATGTCTGTTGCAATGGCTAAATATGGAACTGCTATCTTTGGTCCTGTTTTGAAATTTATTGTAACTGATTATATATCTGCTATAGTAATGATTACAGTAGTTTATAGTTTAATGTTGATATTTATTGCAAAGGTTAATCCTTTAAATTTTTGGAAAAAAGCTATTGAACCTTTTATAGTGGCTTTCAGTACTTGCGCCTCTTCAGCAGCTCTTCCAGTTTCAATGAAAACAGCACCTAAACTTGGAGTATCTAAAGAAATTTCCAACTTTGTTTTGCCCCTTGGAGCCACTGCTAATATGAATGGAACCTGTTATTATTTTGGAGTAATTGTTATTTTTGCAAGTCAATTATATGGTATTGATTTATCTATTCAGCAACAAATAATGTTAGTTGTACAAGCCACTTTCTTAAGTGTTGGTTGTGCTGCTACTCCTCAAATAGGATTAGTTATATCAATTACCCTATTAACACAAATGGGATTACCTTTAGAAGCTACCGCCTTAGTTGCAGGAATATATAGAATTATAGATCAAGCTCATACTGCTACAAATTCATCAGGTGACTTAGTAACTACAGTATGTATATCTGCTTTAGAAGGAGATTTAGATAGAGAAGTTTTCAATGATCCAGATGCAGGAAAAGAAACATTAGCTACTGCTTAAAAATATAAAATAAATTTTATCCTTAAAAGAGATTATATAAAAATAATCTCTTTTTTTTTATATAAAAAAATGGTATTCTTAATAAAAGAGGTTATTTATTATTTTTATAAATGAAAGGAGTTACTATGGAATTAAATTCGAATGATAATTCAGAATTTAGAAAAAGAAAAGAACATATTTACAGACTATCCCTGTTTATTGGTGAATTACTTTTAAAAAATGGTGCAGATACAGATAATGTTGAATTTTTATGCAGAAGTCTTTGCAAATCAAAGGGTTTTAAATATATCAGTCTATTCATAACTCCAACTGTTATAATTATTGGAGATGACAGAGATGATGGAATTACTTTTATGAAAACCATTAAAGATAGAACTATCAATCTTCAAAAATGTTCTCTTTTAAATAGTCTCACTCTGAGATTGATATCCCAAGAAAAAGTTAATATTGACAAAGCTGTTAATATATTAAAAAAAATTGAAAAAAAGGAAACTTATTCTTTCTTTATTAAAGCTGTAGCAGCAGGATTAGGTTCCGCTACTTTTACCCTTCTTTTTAAAACAAATTACCTGGAGTTTCTTTTCACTTTTATAATAGTAATTATCTCCCTTTATATATTTAAGAAAATAATTGAGTTTTCCATGACTTCAATGCTTGGAATAATTATTTCAACTTTCTTTATAGGTATTTCTGCTCAATTTTTAAATGTTTTAGGACTAGCTCCTAATAGTAATTTTATAATTGTTGGTGGAATTATTCCATTTTTACCAGGAATAGCTATTACAAAAAGTGTATCTGATTTAGTATCTGGAAACTTATTATCTGGAAATGCTAGAACAACAGAAGCTTTTTTAACAGCTTTATCAATTGGAATAGGAATTGGTGGAGCTATGAAGCTTTGGATTAAATTAGGAGGTTATATCTAATGGAAAATGTCTCTATCTTTCAAAATTTTATTATTTTAGGTATTACTTCCCTATGCTTTGGCGTTTTTCTTTCTATTCCAAAAGTTGATCTAATAGTTGGAGGAATTATAGGAGGTATTAGCTGGGCCTTGTATGTATTTTTAATGAGAATTAGTGGGGAAATTATTCTTCCTTACTTTATAAGTACTTTAACCATTGGTCTTTTGGGAAATATTAGTTCCAAAATAACTAAACGACCTACATTTTTATATATGCTACCAGGAATTATTCCCTTAGTTCCAGGGTATTCTCTATATTATACAATGTTCTATATTGTTACTGAAGATTATTCTTTAGCTTTGCATAAGGGAATTGAAACTTTATTTATTGCCTTTTCCATTTCAAGTGGCCTAATAGTTTCTGAATCATTGAAAAAAATATTAAATAATCTTTTAAAAAAATTAAAAGTATAAGGTATACTTATATTATATATTGTTAAGGAGGAAATTATGGATATTAAAGAAGTAAAAAAAAATGCCAGAGAAAAAATGAAGGGATTTTGTAATGTCTGCAATGAATGTAACGGCATTTGGTGTGCTGGTAAGGTTCCAGGTATGGGTGGTTGTGGAACTGGAGATTCTTTCAAAAGAAATTATAACAAATTAAAAAGAATTAGACTAATTCTAAAAACTATACATTCAGCAAAAAATCCTATCTTAGAAACATCTCTTTGGGGGGAAAAGTTATCTTTTCCAGGAATTATAGCCCCTATAACAGGTGCTAGTTATAACTTTGGAAATGCTGTAAATGAAAAAGAATATGCAAATAATGTAATTAATGGAGCTGTGGATGCTGGAACTATTGGAATGGTAGGAGACGGGGGAGACCCTACATATCTTGAACTTGGTTTAAAAGCTATAAAGAAAGCTGGGGGAAAAGGTGTTGCAATTATTAAACCTAGAGATAATGAAGAAATTATAAAAAGAATTAAAATGGCTGAAGAAGCTGGGGCTGTTGCAGTTGGAATAGATATTGATGGAGCTGGACTTTTAACTATGGCCCTATATAATCAACCTGTTGGTCCAAAATCCTTTAAAGATTTGAAAACTTTAGTTGATTCCACTGACCTTCCTTTTATAGTTAAAGGTATTTTAAGTGTTGAAGAGGCTAAGCTTTGTCAAAGAGCTGGAGTTGATACAATTGTTGTTTCTAATCACGGAGGAAGAGTGCTAGATGATACCCTTGCCCCTTGTGAAGTATTAAATGAAATAGTTAAAGAAGTTGGATATAAAGTAAATATTCTTGTTGATGGTGCTGCTAGAAATGGTGGAGATATATTAAAATACCTTGCCCTTGGAGCTAAGGGAGTTTTAATTGGAAGACCTATTATTTGGGGAGCTGTTGGTGGAGGACAAGAGGGTGTTAAAATTATCTTAGAACAGTTTAAGAATGAGCTTTATAAAAATATGATTTTAACTGGTTGTGAAGAAACTACAAATATTTCTCCTAGAATAATCCATGAATTTATACTAGACTAATACAAAAGACAGTATTTACTGTCTTTTTTTATTATTAAAAGCTGAAACTAGTAAAACTGCAGAGGTAATAAAAGAAATTCCTATAATATCAGTTTTAACAAACACTGTTCCTAGCCATAAAAATGCAAATAAAGAAGCAGAAACAGGCTCAATACTTGCTATCATACTAGCTTTAGAAGCTCCTATTTCCAAAACTCCTTGTAAATATAATACAAAAGCTCCTATTGTCCCTATAAGAACAATACCCATAATTGCCAAATAAGCATTTATATTTAATATTAGATTCATAGGTTCCCTATAAATAAATTCTTTCATTATAAAACCATTAAATATCATTGCATATCCCACTACCACCTTTGATCCATATTTTTCAGTTAAATCTCCAGGTAATATTGAGTAAAGAAAAAATCCTACAGCAGATAATAATCCATAGAACAAGGCTTTTTTAGAAAGAACTAAATTTCCTAAATCTCCTCCAGTAGCAAGCATAGTTGTCCCTACTATAACGCATAAAAGTGCTAAAGACTCATATTTTGTAGGTCTTCTTCTTTCTTTACAACATACATAAACCATAATCAATACTGGTCCTATGTATTGTAATACTGTAGCTGTGCCAGCATTGGAATGAGAAATTGCTAACAAATAAAATAATTGAGCTGGTAAAAGTCCAAAAAAAGCAAACAAAACTAATCTAAATAAATCTCTTTTATTTTTTAAAATATTTAAACTTTTATCCCTTTCATGAAACAAATTAAATGCTAATAAAATTGTTCCTGCTGATAGCATCCTCACTGTGGTAAGCCAATAAGCATTAATATTATAATTTTCAAATAAATACTGCCCACAAGCTCCTGAAAATCCCCAACCACATGCTCCCACTATTGTAATAATAACCCCTCTGAAATTAGTATTCATAATTCCTCCCAATATAATTGTAGTCACTTGAATTATAACATTTTATATTGAATAAAACCATCTCATCATAAGTTTTTTGAAAAATAAATAGAACCAAGAGAAAAACTCTTGGTTCCAATATGTTATACTAACTGTTTAAATATTTTTTTAGCTATTAATAATCTCTCTTCTGATAAAGGTTTGGTACCTAAAAGAGGATACTCTTTTTTTAATTCCTTATATTTAAAAACTCCTAAAGTGTGATATGGTAATAATTCTATTTTTTCTATATTCTTAAATTTTTCTAAATACTTTGCTAATTTAGTTAATAGCTTTTCATCATCTGTTATTCCTGGAACAATAACATGCCTTATCCATACAGGTTTATTTATTTCTTTTAAGTAGTCTAAAAATTTTAAAGTATTATCTAATTTAACTCCTGTTAAATTTTTATATACTTCTTTATCTATACATTTTATATCCAAAAGAACTAAATCTGTATATTTTAAAACTTCCTTCACTTTATCATCAAATATATATCCTGAGGTATCTAAAGCTGTATTTATATTGTTTTCCTTACATATTTTAAAAAGTTCCAAAACAAAATCACTTTGTAATAAAGGTTCTCCTCCACTTACTGTAAGACCACCATTTTTTTTGAAAAAGTTTTTATATTTTAATAATTCCTCAAATATTTCCTTTGGACTGACTAATTTATTATTTCCTTTAATGTCCCAAGTATCTGGATTGTGACAAAACTTACATCTCAATGGGCATCCTTGTAAAAAAACAACATATCTTATTCCTGGTCCATCAACAGTTCCAAAACTCTCGTAAGAATGAATATTTCCTAAAATCTCCATAATCTCCCACCTAGCTTTATATTCTACTGTTTATTGTTCTTGATAAAACATCAAGTTGTTGTTCTCTTGTTAATTTATTAAAATTAACTGCGTATCCTGAAATTCTTATTGTTAGTTGAGGATATTTTTCTGGATGTTCCATTGCATCTTCTAATAATTCTCTATCAAATACATTTACATTTAAATGTTGACCACCTTCTGGAGTAAAATATCCATCTAATAATCCAACTAAATTATCAATTCTTCCATCTTTTTCTTTTCCTAAAGCTCCTGGTGCAATTGCAAAGGTATAAGAAATTCCATCCTCTGAATTATGGAATGGTAATTTGGCAACTGATAGTAATGAGGCTAATGCTCCATTGGTATCTCTTCCATTCATTGGATTTGCTCCTGGTGCAAAAGGTGTTCCACCTCTTCTTCCGTCTGGAGTATTCCCTGTTTTCTTTCCATAAACAACATTTGATGTTATTGTTAACATTGATTGAGTTGGTTTTGAATTTCTATAAGTTTCATGACTTCTTAAATGATTCATAAATTTTTCCATAACCATTACTGCTAGCTTATCACTTTCATCATTATTGTTTCCATAAGGGATATAGTCTCCTTCTCTTTCAAAGTCAACAATTAATCCTGTTTCATCTCTTATTACTTTAACTTTACAGTCTCTAATAGCAGCTAATGAGTCAGCAACAATTGATAAACCTGCAATACCTGTTGCTTGAGTTCTTTCAATATTTAAGTCATGAAGTCCCATTGCAAAAGCTTCATAGGCATATTTATCATGCATATAGTGGATTATTTTTAAAGCATTTACATATACTCCTGATAACCATTCCATAATTCTATCGAATCTCATCATTACATCATCATAATCTAAATAATCCCCTTTAACTGCTTCAAATCTAGGAGATATTTGTTTTCCACTTTTTTCATCTCTTCCACCATTTAAAGCATAAAGTAAAGCCTTTGCTAGGTTTGCTCTTGCTCCAAAGAATTCCATTCCTTTTCCTATTTTCATAGGAGAAACGCAACAAGCAATTCCATAATCGTCTCCAAATTCAGGTCTCATTAGATCATCATTTTCATACTGAATAGCTGATGTTTTTATAGAAACCTCTGCACAGAATTTCTTCCAATTTTCTGGCAATTTTTCTGCCCATAGTACTGTTAAGTTTGGTTCTGGAGCTGCTCCTAAATTATATAATGTATTTAAATATCTAAATGAATTTTTTGTAACTAATGGTCTTCCATCTGAACCAATACCACCAATAGATTCTGTTACCCAAGTTGGATCTCCTGAAAATAATTCATTATATTCTGGAGCTCTTAAAAATCTAATAATCCTTAATTTTATTATAAATTGATCTATTAATTCTTGAGCTTCTTCCTCTGTTATAACTCCATTTTTCAAATCTCTTTCAATATAGATGTCTAAAAAAGTTGATGTTCTACCAAGGGAAGTTGCTGCTCCATCTTGATCCTTTGTAACTGCTAAATATCCAAAGTATACAAACTGTACAGCTTCCTTTGCATCCTTTGCTGGTTTAGTTACATCATAACCATAAGAGTCACACATTTTAACAAAATCTTTCATAGATTTAGTTTGATCTGAAATTTCTTCTCTTCTTCTAATAGTTTCATCATCTAATTCTGCAATTTCCAATACTTGCATTTGAGCTTTTTTATCTTCTATTAATCTATCCATACCATAAAGAGCAACTCTTCTATAGTCTCCTATAATTCTTCCTCTTCCATAGGCATCTGGTAATCCAGTTATAATTCCCACACTTCTACAAGCTTTCATTTCCTCAGTATAAACTGAGAAAACTCCTTCATTATGAGATTTTCTATACTTTGTAAATACTTCTTCAACAAATGGATCAATTTCATATCCATAAGCTTTTAAAGATTTTTCAACTACTCTCAAACCACCCTTTGGATAAATACCTCTTTTTAAAGGTTCATCTGTTTGCATTCCCACTATTACTTCCATATCTTTATCTATATATCCTGGTTTATAAGCTGTTATTGATTGAGGTATTTTTGTTTCTGCATCTAATACACCTTTTTTTCCCTCTTCTTTTAATAATTCTGTTAATTTATTCCAAACTTTTTTAGTTTTTTCTGAACTATCCTTTAAGAAAGTATCATCACCTTCATAAGGAGTATAATTACTTTGAATAAAACTTCTTACATCTATTTCACCTTGCCAACGTGCTTTGTTAAATCCTTCCCATGCTTTGTTTGTCATTAAAGCCTCCTTAAATTTTATAAAATTTTATAACAAAAAATCGACCGTCTAGGCTTAGATTGTGCCCAGACGGTCGACTAATTTAAAACTATACTCCTTGTGGTTATTTCCACTGATCCGTCAGTTATATAGCTATTTATTTACTTGTTTTTTCTTTCCTCTTGCATAGATACTACTATAATTTTCTATTCTTGTCAATAATTTTATAAAAATATTTTTTTCAAATATCTAGCTTCACTATCTTCATCAGAAGTTCCTATTACTTCATTATTAGGTAAGGCTTTTTTTAATTTTTCACTGGCATTCCCCATAACCAAGCCTTTTCCAACAAGTTCTAACATTTCTTTATCATTTAGTCCGTCTCCAAAGGCTATAGTTTCTTCTAAAGATATTCCTTCCTTTTCCAATATTTCTGAAATAGATTTTCCCTTTGAAACACCTTTTTTCATAATTTCAAGACAAATATCCAAGGAAGCTGTAATATTTATTTTATTTGCAATTGTATTATCATTTTTTAATTTATTTTCCAATTCCTCTAAAACGTTACTATCCCTACATATATAGGCGAATTTAGAAATATTATCTTTTTTTAATTCAGTTAAATTTACTATATCTGGAGTAAATCCAGATTCCTTATGATATTCATTTACCTCTGGTACATCTATATTCACATACCATTTATCAAAGGTATATACATTTTGCATAATATTTTCTTCTAATGTTAAATTCAAAAAATACTCTGCGTAATCCTTTGGTATTGTATAATTCATAATAACTTTATTTTTATAATCGTGAACAACTGCTCCATTTGCTGATACTAAAAAAGAGTCTGCACCTAGTTGGTTTTTAAAACACATGGCATCCTTATGATGCCTTCCTGTTGCAATTATAAATTTTACACCTTTTTTTATTATCTTCCCTATTATTTCTTTACTATAATCTGAAATTTCATGATTTGAATTTAATAAAGTTCCATCCAAATCTGAAATTACTGCTTTATACATAGGTATCCCCTCACTATTTTTTGTTTTTCTTGTTTTTTTTCATTCTTAAAATAAACCAAATTATTATTCCTATACTCACTGGTGCCATAGCTAAATTAGCTATTATTGCGTACTTCATCATTAAAATCAACCCCTTTATGCAAATAAAATATTTTAACTTTCTATTAATTATACCATAAACTTCTGAAAATATAAAATATCAAAAATTTTGTTGACATTTTTTTTAAAAAGTTATAAAATTAAAATCGATGAACATAAGCACTCACGTATATAGAGTGCTAACAAAAAACAAGGAGGCTATAAAATGAATATTAAACCAATCGGTGAAAGAATCTTAGTTGAAAAACTAAAAAAAGAAGAAAAAACAGTTAGTGGGATTATTTTAGCAGCTTCTTCTGCTGGAAGTAATCAAAATATTATGGAAATTGTAAGTATTGGAAATGGTGAGAAAGTATCTAATGAGTTTAAAATAGGAGATAAAATTATTTCTTCTGGATACTCTGGAACTACAATTAAACATAATAATAAAGAATATAGTATTTTAAATTTTGATGATATTTTAGGTATTGTTGAATAATTTTAATTACATAATAAGATTTTAGGAGGGTTAAAATGTCGAAAATTATATTATTTAATGAAGATGCTAGAAAAAAATTAGAAAAAGGAGTTGATACTCTAGCCAATACTGTTAAAGTAACTTTGGGACCTAGAGGTAGAAATGTAATTCTTGAAAAATCCTTTGGATCTCCTTTGATTACAAATGATGGAGTTTCAATAGCTAAAGAAATTGAACTTGAAGATCCCTTTGAAAATTTAGGTGCAAAATTAATTAAAGAAGTTGCCACAAAGGCAAATGATATTGCAGGGGATGGAACTACAACTGCTACAATTCTTGCACAAAAAATAGTAAAAGAAGGATTGAAAATTGTAAGTGCTGGAGCCAATCCTATATTTGTAAAAAAAGGAATTGATAAAACTATTACTGAAGTTATAAAGAAATTAAAAGCAAATTCTAAAAAAGTTAAATCTAATTCTGAGATAGAGCAAGTTGCATCTATTTCTGCAGGAGATAAGGAAATTGGTAAACTTATTGCCCAAGCTATGGAAAAAGTTGGAGAGTCTGGAATTATAACTGTTGAAGAAGCTAAATCCTTTGAAACTTCCCTTGAGGTAGTTGAAGGAATGCAATTTGACAAGGGTTATGTTTCTCCTTATATGGCAAATGATTCTTCTAGAATGGAAGCTGACCTTGAAAATCCTTATGTTCTTATAACTGATAAAAAAATAACTAACATTCAAGATCTTCTTCCTATATTAGAAAAAGTAATAAAAACTTCTAAACCACTTTTAATTATTGCTGATGATATTGAAGGGGAAGCTCTTACTACTTTAGTGTTAAATTCTTTACGTGGAACTCTTAATGTTGTTGCTGTTAAAGCACCTTCCTTTGGAGATAAAAGAAAAGAAATGCTAGAAGATATTGCTGTGC
This genomic interval carries:
- a CDS encoding alpha-hydroxy-acid oxidizing protein, encoding MDIKEVKKNAREKMKGFCNVCNECNGIWCAGKVPGMGGCGTGDSFKRNYNKLKRIRLILKTIHSAKNPILETSLWGEKLSFPGIIAPITGASYNFGNAVNEKEYANNVINGAVDAGTIGMVGDGGDPTYLELGLKAIKKAGGKGVAIIKPRDNEEIIKRIKMAEEAGAVAVGIDIDGAGLLTMALYNQPVGPKSFKDLKTLVDSTDLPFIVKGILSVEEAKLCQRAGVDTIVVSNHGGRVLDDTLAPCEVLNEIVKEVGYKVNILVDGAARNGGDILKYLALGAKGVLIGRPIIWGAVGGGQEGVKIILEQFKNELYKNMILTGCEETTNISPRIIHEFILD
- a CDS encoding dicarboxylate/amino acid:cation symporter, whose translation is MSLSINKKQKMPLHIKIFIGLFAGIIVGYILNFMGGLNNPMIKDHIIPFLSFLGSIFLKSIKMVIVPLVFFSVTDAALSLGDIKKLKSIGIKTVLFFLGGSALSATIGLVVANIIKPGKGILLGSVSKEVATKELPGMYQTILNLIPNNPFASLTNGDMMPVIVFSLLLGFSIILMGEKGEPLAKIINNLSEAMFNIINMIIKITPYGVFGLMSVAMAKYGTAIFGPVLKFIVTDYISAIVMITVVYSLMLIFIAKVNPLNFWKKAIEPFIVAFSTCASSAALPVSMKTAPKLGVSKEISNFVLPLGATANMNGTCYYFGVIVIFASQLYGIDLSIQQQIMLVVQATFLSVGCAATPQIGLVISITLLTQMGLPLEATALVAGIYRIIDQAHTATNSSGDLVTTVCISALEGDLDREVFNDPDAGKETLATA
- a CDS encoding threonine/serine exporter ThrE family protein, with the protein product MELNSNDNSEFRKRKEHIYRLSLFIGELLLKNGADTDNVEFLCRSLCKSKGFKYISLFITPTVIIIGDDRDDGITFMKTIKDRTINLQKCSLLNSLTLRLISQEKVNIDKAVNILKKIEKKETYSFFIKAVAAGLGSATFTLLFKTNYLEFLFTFIIVIISLYIFKKIIEFSMTSMLGIIISTFFIGISAQFLNVLGLAPNSNFIIVGGIIPFLPGIAITKSVSDLVSGNLLSGNARTTEAFLTALSIGIGIGGAMKLWIKLGGYI
- the pflA gene encoding pyruvate formate-lyase-activating protein — its product is MLGNIHSYESFGTVDGPGIRYVVFLQGCPLRCKFCHNPDTWDIKGNNKLVSPKEIFEELLKYKNFFKKNGGLTVSGGEPLLQSDFVLELFKICKENNINTALDTSGYIFDDKVKEVLKYTDLVLLDIKCIDKEVYKNLTGVKLDNTLKFLDYLKEINKPVWIRHVIVPGITDDEKLLTKLAKYLEKFKNIEKIELLPYHTLGVFKYKELKKEYPLLGTKPLSEERLLIAKKIFKQLV
- a CDS encoding DMT family transporter encodes the protein MNTNFRGVIITIVGACGWGFSGACGQYLFENYNINAYWLTTVRMLSAGTILLAFNLFHERDKSLNILKNKRDLFRLVLFAFFGLLPAQLFYLLAISHSNAGTATVLQYIGPVLIMVYVCCKERRRPTKYESLALLCVIVGTTMLATGGDLGNLVLSKKALFYGLLSAVGFFLYSILPGDLTEKYGSKVVVGYAMIFNGFIMKEFIYREPMNLILNINAYLAIMGIVLIGTIGAFVLYLQGVLEIGASKASMIASIEPVSASLFAFLWLGTVFVKTDIIGISFITSAVLLVSAFNNKKRQ
- a CDS encoding co-chaperone GroES, whose translation is MNIKPIGERILVEKLKKEEKTVSGIILAASSAGSNQNIMEIVSIGNGEKVSNEFKIGDKIISSGYSGTTIKHNNKEYSILNFDDILGIVE
- the pflB gene encoding formate C-acetyltransferase, which translates into the protein MTNKAWEGFNKARWQGEIDVRSFIQSNYTPYEGDDTFLKDSSEKTKKVWNKLTELLKEEGKKGVLDAETKIPQSITAYKPGYIDKDMEVIVGMQTDEPLKRGIYPKGGLRVVEKSLKAYGYEIDPFVEEVFTKYRKSHNEGVFSVYTEEMKACRSVGIITGLPDAYGRGRIIGDYRRVALYGMDRLIEDKKAQMQVLEIAELDDETIRRREEISDQTKSMKDFVKMCDSYGYDVTKPAKDAKEAVQFVYFGYLAVTKDQDGAATSLGRTSTFLDIYIERDLKNGVITEEEAQELIDQFIIKLRIIRFLRAPEYNELFSGDPTWVTESIGGIGSDGRPLVTKNSFRYLNTLYNLGAAPEPNLTVLWAEKLPENWKKFCAEVSIKTSAIQYENDDLMRPEFGDDYGIACCVSPMKIGKGMEFFGARANLAKALLYALNGGRDEKSGKQISPRFEAVKGDYLDYDDVMMRFDRIMEWLSGVYVNALKIIHYMHDKYAYEAFAMGLHDLNIERTQATGIAGLSIVADSLAAIRDCKVKVIRDETGLIVDFEREGDYIPYGNNNDESDKLAVMVMEKFMNHLRSHETYRNSKPTQSMLTITSNVVYGKKTGNTPDGRRGGTPFAPGANPMNGRDTNGALASLLSVAKLPFHNSEDGISYTFAIAPGALGKEKDGRIDNLVGLLDGYFTPEGGQHLNVNVFDRELLEDAMEHPEKYPQLTIRISGYAVNFNKLTREQQLDVLSRTINSRI
- a CDS encoding Cof-type HAD-IIB family hydrolase encodes the protein MYKAVISDLDGTLLNSNHEISDYSKEIIGKIIKKGVKFIIATGRHHKDAMCFKNQLGADSFLVSANGAVVHDYKNKVIMNYTIPKDYAEYFLNLTLEENIMQNVYTFDKWYVNIDVPEVNEYHKESGFTPDIVNLTELKKDNISKFAYICRDSNVLEELENKLKNDNTIANKINITASLDICLEIMKKGVSKGKSISEILEKEGISLEETIAFGDGLNDKEMLELVGKGLVMGNASEKLKKALPNNEVIGTSDEDSEARYLKKIFL
- a CDS encoding threonine/serine exporter family protein; the encoded protein is MENVSIFQNFIILGITSLCFGVFLSIPKVDLIVGGIIGGISWALYVFLMRISGEIILPYFISTLTIGLLGNISSKITKRPTFLYMLPGIIPLVPGYSLYYTMFYIVTEDYSLALHKGIETLFIAFSISSGLIVSESLKKILNNLLKKLKV
- the groL gene encoding chaperonin GroEL (60 kDa chaperone family; promotes refolding of misfolded polypeptides especially under stressful conditions; forms two stacked rings of heptamers to form a barrel-shaped 14mer; ends can be capped by GroES; misfolded proteins enter the barrel where they are refolded when GroES binds) gives rise to the protein MSKIILFNEDARKKLEKGVDTLANTVKVTLGPRGRNVILEKSFGSPLITNDGVSIAKEIELEDPFENLGAKLIKEVATKANDIAGDGTTTATILAQKIVKEGLKIVSAGANPIFVKKGIDKTITEVIKKLKANSKKVKSNSEIEQVASISAGDKEIGKLIAQAMEKVGESGIITVEEAKSFETSLEVVEGMQFDKGYVSPYMANDSSRMEADLENPYVLITDKKITNIQDLLPILEKVIKTSKPLLIIADDIEGEALTTLVLNSLRGTLNVVAVKAPSFGDKRKEMLEDIAVLTNATVISEDKMMKLEDVQLDMLGSAKKIKINKDNTTIISGNGSKKSLEERINLIKSQIEKTTSTYDVDKLKERIGKLSGGVAVIKVGAVTETEMKEKKLRIEDALNATKAAIEEGIVPGGGIAFLEIFKSLENFKLEGEEEMGVNIIKKALLAPLKQIASNAGINEGVVVEKIKSLPEGYGFNAATEEYIHMIDNGIIDPAKVTRSAIQNAASIASLILTTESLVVEKKEDKNNLPNTPMQNIM